Below is a genomic region from Vibrio cortegadensis.
CATGACCATAGAATAAACCTGCTGCATTAAAGCGGCTAACCGTCCAACGAATCATATCTTGAAGAGTGTGAAGTTCAGACACGGCCTCTTCTACAAAAATCTTATCCAAAATTGCCTCCGAAAAGCGCTACAATACTGCTAATTTAGTTTCTGTTTAGAATTGATAACCTGATGAGCAAAAAAAACACCGATATCGATGATGATTTCGCCTTATTCAAGGATGCAGTACAGGGCGTTAAAAAGTTGCAACAGGATACCATAATCCAGCAGCCAAAAAGAGATACAACACAAAAAGAAATAAAACGTACGGCCCGCCAAGCGAGTGATACAGAATTTTATTTCTCTGATGAGTTTGTACCGCTATTAAATGAAGACGGACCAACACGCTATGCCCGTGATGATGTCTCAAAATATGAGGTCAAACGCCTTCGTCGAGGCGTCTATGTCCCTGATGTCTATCTAGATATGCACGGCATGACTCAACAAGAAGCCAAACGCGAACTTGGTGCCATGATCGCTCACTGTGTAAAAGAGAGTGTACATTGTGCTTGTGTGCAACATGGTATTGGCAAACACATTCTGAAAAAGAAAGTGCCGTTATGGCTCGCCCAACACCCAGATGTCATGGCGTTTCACCAAGCACCACTCGAATTTGGTGGCAATGGTGCCTTATTGATTCTGCTATCGATTCCAGAAAAGTAGGCGTGGTTACGGATTAATATTCCATAACAAATCTCCGGTTTGGGTTTCTGGATCAAATTCAATACACACTAAACCTGATGTGGGGAACATTGGCGGCATCATGTCTGTGACAAAGTCAGCCGTTAAGTAACCCACTAATGGAAGGTGAGATACAAAAAGTAGTGACTCTAATTGCTCTGTTTCGATGAGAGCCGTTGCGTAATCACGCACATAGTCAGATTGGCCATAAGGCGTGATGTCGTCACATGTTTCAACACTTTTCGCGTTATAATATTCGCTAATCGTTTGCCATGTTTGCTGCGCACGTAAGTAAGGACTAACTAGCACTTTATCAAATTGGCTGAAACCTTGCTCTTTACATGCTTTAGCGACAGCCGCTGAGCTACGTTGACCTCGCTCAGTAAGCGCTCTTTCTGCATCACTCGCAGCATAGTGCTCCGCTTCCCCGTGGCGCATAATAAAAATTTTCATGTTCTATCCTATTTTACCAAGCATTAGACACTTCTTGGCATTTGCGCTAATTGATAAAACAGTCTTATTGCTGTTTATCTCTTATACGTCAGTTTTGTATTCAAGCGAATGCCGCTCATGCTAACTGACTATTATTTTCCGACACTTAATTATATCAATTCACGAATGAAAGACTTCGATACTCTTAACAGTCTATTAAATTCTAGTAAATACAACCCACTTGGGCTAGCTTGGGGATATATCTCAAAATCTAAAATCAAGATTTGCACCTGCTCATATCAGAGTCATAATTAATACATCGCTTTTTTTGGAGATGCTCTGTGCACCTAAGTCCAAATGATACCAATCAATATCGTTATTTAACGTTATCGAACGGGTTACGTGTTTTGTTGATTCAAGAAATCGACGCACAAAAATCTGCCGCCGCTCTTGCCGTGAATGTTGGCCACTTTGATGATCCTCTCGATCGTGAAGGGCTCGCTCACTATCTTGAACACATGCTTTTTTTGGGTACGGAAAAATACCCTAAAGTGGGTGAGTTTCAAAGCTATATTAGCCAACATGGTGGTAGAAATAATGCTTGGACTGGAACTGAACATACTTGCTTTTTCTTTGATATATCGCCGAACGTCTTCGAAAAAGCACTCGATCGCTTTGCCCAATTTTTTGAAGCACCTCTCTTTAATGAAGAAGCATTAGATAAAGAACGCCAAGCCGTCGAGTCGGAATACAAACTGAAACTCGCCGATGACTCTAGGCGTTTGTATCAAGTTCAGAAAGAGGTAGCCAACCCCAAACACCCTTTTGCTAAATTTTCAGTGGGCAATCTTGAAACCCTCAATGATCGTGACGGGCAATCCATTCGCCAAGAGATTTTAAATTTCCACCAGCAGTGCTACTCGTCTGATCTAATGACGCTCGCAGTAACAGGCCCTCAATCATTAGATGAGTTGCAACAGTGGGTCGAAGACAAATTTTCCGCTATCCAAAATAAAAATCTCAATCAAAAGTCCATTTCAGAACCGATGACAGACGACAATAGCGCTGGTATCACTATCTGTATCGAACCTGTAAAAGAGATCCGCAAACTAATTCTCGCGTTCCCTCTTCCCTCAATGGATGAATATTATGGCAGCAAGCCTTTATCCTACTTTGCTCACCTATTAGGTTACGAAGGGAAAGGGAGCCTAATGATGCAGCTGAAAAATAAAGGTTGGATCACCTCGCTTTCCGCTGGAGGAGGCGCAAGCGGCAGTAACTATCGAGAGTTTACCCTCAGTTGCTCACTAACCGATGAAGGGTTAGCGCATACCGATCAAATCACTCAAGCCGTTTTCCAATACTTCAAGCTTATAGAGTTTCAAGGGATGGATGAGTGGCGTTACATTGAGAAACAAGCCGTTCTTGAATCAGCGTTCCGTTTCCAAGAACCAACACGCTCTATGGATTTAGTCAGCCATCTCGTCATCAACATGCAGCACTATTCACCAGAAGATGTGATCTATGGGGATTATAAAATGTCTCATTACGATGAGACGTTCCTGCGCTCCCTCTTCTCCTATTTTTGCCCACTCAATCTAAAAGCAACAGTGATAGGTAAAGGGCTAAGCTATGATAAGACCGCTAAGTGGTATTTTACCCCCTACTCCGTCACACCGTTTAGCCAACAACAACTTGCCCATTTCCAGCAGATCGATCCTAGTTGGGATTTTCAACTTCCAGATAAAAACCCCTTTATCTGCTACGACTTAGACCCAACGCCACTGGAAAAAGAGGCAGAGACTCCTGAGCTGATTGAAGATCTTGAGGGTTTCCGATTGTGGCATTTGCAAGATGCTCAATTCCGAGTACCAAAAGGGGTCGTCTATGTGGCAATAGACAGCCCTCATGCCGTTGAAACGCCCATTAACATCGTTAAAACTCGGCTGTGTGTTGAGATGTTCCTAGACTCACTGGCCGAAGAGACATATCAGGCTGAAATTGCTGGTATGGGCTATAACATGTACGCTCATCAAGGTGGAGTCACACTGACATTATCGGGCTTTAGTCAGAAACAACCTCAACTGCTCGATATGATCCTATCGCGTTTCTCACAACGAGATTTTAGCCAGGAAAGATTTGATTCGATTAAGAATCAACTTTTACGTAGTTGGCGAAATTCAGCTCAAGATCGCCCAATTTCACAGCTTTTTAATGCTATGTCTGGAGTTCTTCAACCAAACAACCCTCCATACACGGTATTAATCGAAGCATTAGAACAGATTAAAATAGATGAATTATCTACTTTTGTTGACGCTATTCTCGCAGAACTTCATGTAGAGACCTTTGTTTATGGGGATTGGACTCAGCAACAAGCTCACGATATTGCCACGACATTAAAAAACGCATTACGAGTAAAGAACCAAGCGTACGAAGAGTCACTAAGACCATTAATCATGTTGGGCAACAGTGGTACTTTCCAGCATGAGGTTGTGTGCGATCAGCAAGATTCTGCGGTGGTTGTTTATTACCAATGCGATGACATTCTTCCGCGCAGCATCGCGCTATATTCGCTAGCTAATCATCTTATGTCGGCAACATTCTTTCATGAGATCCGCACCAAACAGCAATTAGGCTATATGGTGGGAACGGGTAACATGCCTCTAAACCGCCACCCGGGGATCGTCCTCTATGTCCAATCTCCTAATGCGGCTCCAACAGAGTTAGTTGCGTCGATTGACGAGTTCTTAAATGCTTTCTACTTAGTGCTACTTGAGCTGAATGAGTACCAATGGCACAGCAGTAAAAAAGGATTATGGAATCAAATGGCGACACCAGACGTGACTTTACGTGGACGCTCTCAGCGCTTATGGGTTGCCATTGGGAATAAAGATGTAGAGTTCAATCAACGAGAGAAAGTGTTAGAGGAACTAAAAGCCCTTAGCCGTTCAGACATGATTCGTTTTGTTATTAATGAATTAAAACCTCGGACATCAAATCGACTGATCATGCACAGTTTAGGTAACGCTCACCTAGAAGAGGAAAGGCTGGATCTAGGGCACGATATTGATTCAATTGATCAATTTCAGCTCAGAGCTAAAGATTGTGATTTAGGCTAATCGATAAATTGGCCTAAGTTTCTAATTTAGGGTCAGTGATTGGCGAAATGTAAAAGCAAGTAATAAAAACGCCCGCAAATAGTTAGCGGGCGTTTTTGTATCTTGTGAATAAACGATAACCATAAAGCAATGGCTACCATTTATCCTCTGCGACTATATATCAGTAGAAGCTTTCATCTAAACCCGCGCGAGTGAGCAAACCATCACACGGAGCATATCGGTCACCATATTTTTCCGCGTATTCATTCATCATTTCAACGAGGGCTTTGATTCCAATCTGATCCATATATCGGAATGGGCCACCGAGGAAAGGAGGGAAACCGATACCGAAGATCGCACCAATATCACCATCTCTTGGGTTACGGATAATACCTTCATCCAAGCAGCGAACCGCTTCATTCAACATAGGAAGCACGCAGCGAAGTGAAATATCTTTTTCTGTTAGCTTAGCTTCAGGCTGTAATTTCAGTAGTTTATAAACGGATTTATCGACTTCCTTTTTCTTGCCTTTGTAACTGTAGAAGCCTTTACCACTCTTACGACCTTTACGATCATCATTAAGCAAAATATCGAAAACATCCGGGCCTTTAAAACGAGGGCCTAATTCATCCACAAGAATCGGCATAATTTTCGCCCCAATATCCACACCAACTTCGTCTAATAACGTAATCGGCCCAACTGGGAAACCAAAATTAAGCAGCGCTTTATCTAGTGCATCAATAGGCTCACCACCTATCAACACCTGAGCTGACTCATTCATGTATGGCGCTAAGATTCGGTTTACGTAGAAACCCGCACAATCTTTTACAACAATTGGCGTTTTCCCTTGTTTACGAGCAAAAGCAACCACCGTCGCAATAGTCTCGTCAGAGGTTGTCGCGTGCGGAATCACTTCCACTAGCGGCATTTTTTCAACCGGACTGAAGTAGTGCAGACCCACAATATTTTCAGGGCGCTGTGCTTTTTCTGCAATTTTATGGATTGGCAACGATGACGTATTGGTAGCAAAAACAGTATCTCGTTTTGCGTTTGCTTCGATATCCGCAACCATGCTCTGTTTAAGGTCAAGATCCTCAAATACCGCTTCAACGACGACATCAAGAGTATTAAAGCTCGTGAAATCAATGCCCCCAGAAAGCTGTAACATCTTACTTTCCAGACCAGATTTAGTAATGATCCGGCGCTTAAACTGCTTGTTGAACAACTTGTAGTTATAGTTCAACGCATTTAATACACCGTCATTAGACACATCTTTAATCCGAACTGGGACTTTCGCTTTAGCGACACTAACGTGACTGATTCCCGCTCCCATCAAACCGCCACCAAGCACACCAACACGGTTAACGGGCAATGGCGTAGAATCTGAGCCGTTGTCTTTTTTCATTTCCGTCGTTGCAAAGAAAATCGAACGCAGCGATTTAGATTCTGGCGTCATCACCAGTTCACTAAATTTTTTCGCTTCTAATTGCTGGCCTTTCTCAAACCCATTTTCTAATCCGTTGCGAATAACCTCAAGGATGGCATCAATCGCAGGGTAATTTCCGCGAGTCTTCTCATATGATTTCTTTGCCGCTTGTTCGAAGATGACTTTGCGTCCAAGTCCACTATGAGCAATCAACTTCTCTTTGGTTGATACTTTACGTTTTGCTTTTTTCTTACCTGAATACTTTTCTACAAAATCTTTGGCGACGTCGAGTAACACCGAATTAGGCACACAAGCATCCACCACTCCGAGTTTCTTCGCTTTTTTAGCTCTAAGTTGCTTACCCGTCATAATAAGATCAAGAGACGGAAGCAAGCCAATCAAGCGAGGCAGACGCTGAGTACCACCGGAACCCGGAAGCAGTCCTAATTGAACTTCCGGTAAACCTAAGCGCGTTTTATCAGAATCACTACACACTCGATAGTCACAAGCGAGCGCTAACTCAAGTCCACCACCTAAACATGGGCCGTGAATCGCAGCCACAACAGGGTATGGCAAGTCAGATAATGTCTGGAACATCTCTTGCCCTTGTGTCGCTAAGGCTTCGGCTTGTTCTGCGGTAGTGCAATCATCGAGCATGCGAATATCAGCACCTGCGATGAAGTTGTCCGGTTTCAGTGAGTGAACAATCAACCCTTTAATTGTCGATTTTTTCTCTTCTAACTGAACAAAGATGGCTTTCATATCATCAGCAAACGCCGCTTGAAGGGTGTTCATTTTTTCATTGGGTACATCGATGGCGAGCCAAGCTAGGTTTTGCTCATCAATCGTTAAATTAAATGCTTGCTCACTCATTACTCAACCTCCAAAATCATTGCCGCGCCCAAACCACCAGCTGCACATGCTGTATTTAAACCAATTCCGCCACCTCTGCGTTTTAATTCACGTAGAGTTTGCGTCATCATTCTTGCGCCTGTTGCTGCAAATGGGTGCCCATAAGCAATAGAACCACCAAGTACATTAAATTTGTCCATATCGATCTCCCCCATCGCTTTTGAACGACCGAGGTTTTCTTGTGCAAATTTATCACTCGCAAACATCTTCACATTCGCAAGAGCCTGTGCAGCAAAGGCTTCATGCATATCAATTAAAGTTAAATCTGACAGTTCTAGACCCGCCTTTTGTAACGCCATTGACGTCGCATAAGATGGCCCCATTAACATGTCTGTCTCAACGCCAATCGCAGAAAAGGCATACGACCGAATGTAACCCATGATTTCTAAACCGAGCTCCTTCGCTTTTCCTTCACGCATAAGCATTACCGCAGCGCCACCGTCTGTTAAAGGCGTACTATTTGCAGCAGTGACACTTCCGTATTGGCGGTCAAAAGCAGGTCTAAGCTTAGCGTAACCCTCTAGAGTCGAGTCATGTCGAATATTGTTATCTTGAGAGATCCACTTCTTATATGGCGCAGGAAATGCAGTCATGACTTCATCTTGGATCTTACCCTCGTTCCAAGCAATTGATGCTAAGGAGTGCGAGCGATGAGCCAAGGCATCTTGTTCGGCTCGAGTGATACCGTGAGTTTTTGCCATCTGCTCAGCCGTCTGCCCCATCGATAGCCCTGTGGAATATTCAGCCACCGCAGGAGGTACTGGCATCAAATCTTTCAGTGATAGGCTTTTGAGGATTTTAAGTTTCTGCCCGACCGTTTTGGTTTTACTTAAAGCAAGTAAATTTGCCGCCAGTTTTTTCGTCACACCAATAGGCAAAACAGAAGAGGAGTCTGCACCGCCAGCGATACCGATATCAATAGAGCCAGCCATAATGCTCTCTGCAACATTAACTGAAGCTTGGAAACTCGTCGCACAAGCGCGAGTAACACTATAAGCGTCAGTATGGATATTCATTCCTGTTCCAAGGACAATCTCACGGGCAATGTTCGGCGCTTCAGGCATTTGAACCACCTGACCAAACACAACTTGTTCAATTAAAGCAGGATCGATATCGGTACGAGCAAGCATTTCACTCACTACCATTTTTCCAAGATCGACGGCTGGTACTTGGCTAAATTCAGTGCTTTGACGTGCAAATGGTGTTCGCAGCCCCGCAACGATTGCTACACGTTCACCTGAACGCGTGGTAACTTCCTGTTTGCCCATTGTTTCTCCTTAGAATGAGAGGTCTGACCTGCTTGCATTGTAACGAAGTTGTTAAAAGAATCAAACGCTCGTTTAACTAAACGTGAACTACAATCGTGTTCTGGATTAACAATTTACTACTTAATCTAGGGAACTATTGGGAAGGAGTAGGTTCGAACCACTTGAATTTAAAGCAAAAAAAAACCACACAAAGCTGTGTGGTTGGAATGTATATAAAGCAATTAACTTGCGCCAATTGAAATAATCAGTTTCCTGATTAGGAGAAAGTAAAGTCAGCCTTCAAAAGGAAGTTGTTGTCTTGCTCAACACGCTAGTCATAAATGACTAACTAGACAACAATGTGTACTATAACGGCTTGAGAGCGCGATATTTTGAAGTAGATCAATTTTAGTGTGATTTGCAACTTTCGAAACTGGACATAAATAAAAAAAATGCTATCCGCAGAGCAAAAATGGAGGCTCATGTGTCGATATTAAAAATGTTTGGAAATAAAAAGCCAGATCGTCCGGTCAACTCTGATATGGACAAACAAAGAAAATACGAAGCGCTTGTAAGGGCCTACCATCGAGATCTATTCCGCTACGCTTATTGGCTATGTAAAGATAAGAGCGTTGCTGAAGATCTTGTGCAAGAGACCTGCTTAAGGGCATGGAAATCTCTCGATAGCCTACAAGACGAAAAAGCAGCAAAATCTTGGCTCATTACTATCTTGAGACGAGAAAATGCGCGACGCTTTGAACGAAAACAGCTTGATCTCGTCGATATTGATGATCACGGCCATGAAGCCAAGATCAATGATGACCCACATCATCAACAAGAGTGGCTTCAAGCACAAATAATGAAACTAGAGGTCGATTACCGAGAACCCCTCTTCCTACAAGTTGTAGGCGGATTCAGTGGTGAAGAGATTGGAGATATTTTAGATCTCAACAAAAATACGGTAATGACTCGCTTATTCCGAGCCCGCAATCAATTAAAAGAGATGTTGGATTCGGATGAGAAACAGAGAGGGCAGCAAAATGGATGATTTAGAATTTCGCCGCCGCGTTTTGTCTGACCCAAAACGGCGAGATCAACAGCTATTAGACGCATTAACGAATAATGAAGCTAACGGAAAGTTTCTTGATGACGTTTTAAATTTAGATACACAAATATCTAACGCAATGAACGTTGATGTTCCGGATGATTTAGCCGACCGAATTCTATTTAAGCAAACATCGAATGAGCAGAATATCATCAGACCGACTTTTGCTAAGCGTGCCATGGCGATGGCGGCATCTGTGGCTTTTGCATTTGGTTTATTAGTTGGGCAAGTCAATTGGGGTAATATTGTGGTTTCCCCAGCACAAGCAAGTTTAGCCGATACCGCGATGAAGCATGTCGTTGATGAAAGCAGCTTTGTAAACGTACTGGATGAAAAAGTCACTTCTCAGCAAATTAATGCCAAGATGTCACCTTTTGCTTACCAGTTCGATCAGAACTTTCCTTACCATGTTTACTACTTAAATCATTGTGGCTTTGGTAAATCTAATGCGATGCATATGGTTTTTCAGGGTGAAAAAGGCAAAGTCACACTGTTCCTAACAGGCATTAAAAGTGAGCAGCCTATCGACTTTAATGAAAAAGGTATGTCAGGAGTTGTTACTCCAATTGGCAACACCAGTATGATCATCGTCGGGGAAAATGGAGAAGATGTCGCTAAGATCGCCGAAAACCTAACACCAATGATACAACCTGCAAGTTAATTCAATTTTCAGCCCAGCATTCGTGCTGGGCTGCTTTATTTTAATCTATCATTCAATTTCCTCCTGCATCGGCAATTCAACTTAGAGTTAAAACTCTAAAACCATGCATTTACAACCAATATCGTGCCAGATAGCCATCATTTCTGTAATTTTGTCGACATTTAATTCAATGGTCGGATTTCTATACCTTATACTAACCGCTATTATCCGTTCCCAACTGAGTATTAACTCAAATTAAATCGCCCTATTAGAGGCGGGACATCTCAAGGAAAACACTAATGACTAATAAAACGCGTCTGTTTAAAAAGTCTCTTTTAGCAGTGACAATTACTTTAGCCTCTAGCCAAGCAATGGCGGCAGGTTTCCAAATTAACGCACAATCAGCAACCGGCATTGGCCGTGCATTTGCTGGTGATGCGGTAATTGCTGATAACGCTTCTGTCATGGCGCGTAACCCAGCAGCAATGGCACTATTCGATGAAACCGCTTTCTCCATCGGTTTTGAAAGCATTACTTCAATGATTGAAGTCAAGGATGCGCAGTACTGCGGAGCTGCTTGTACTGCAACTGGTGGATTGGTTCCAGCAGATAATGCAAGCTACGATGATGCGGGCGATACTTCAATTGCCCCTAATATCCATCTAATCGTCCCTATTAATGAAAAATTTGCGG
It encodes:
- the smrB gene encoding endonuclease SmrB; the protein is MSKKNTDIDDDFALFKDAVQGVKKLQQDTIIQQPKRDTTQKEIKRTARQASDTEFYFSDEFVPLLNEDGPTRYARDDVSKYEVKRLRRGVYVPDVYLDMHGMTQQEAKRELGAMIAHCVKESVHCACVQHGIGKHILKKKVPLWLAQHPDVMAFHQAPLEFGGNGALLILLSIPEK
- the sixA gene encoding phosphohistidine phosphatase SixA is translated as MKIFIMRHGEAEHYAASDAERALTERGQRSSAAVAKACKEQGFSQFDKVLVSPYLRAQQTWQTISEYYNAKSVETCDDITPYGQSDYVRDYATALIETEQLESLLFVSHLPLVGYLTADFVTDMMPPMFPTSGLVCIEFDPETQTGDLLWNINP
- a CDS encoding insulinase family protein gives rise to the protein MHLSPNDTNQYRYLTLSNGLRVLLIQEIDAQKSAAALAVNVGHFDDPLDREGLAHYLEHMLFLGTEKYPKVGEFQSYISQHGGRNNAWTGTEHTCFFFDISPNVFEKALDRFAQFFEAPLFNEEALDKERQAVESEYKLKLADDSRRLYQVQKEVANPKHPFAKFSVGNLETLNDRDGQSIRQEILNFHQQCYSSDLMTLAVTGPQSLDELQQWVEDKFSAIQNKNLNQKSISEPMTDDNSAGITICIEPVKEIRKLILAFPLPSMDEYYGSKPLSYFAHLLGYEGKGSLMMQLKNKGWITSLSAGGGASGSNYREFTLSCSLTDEGLAHTDQITQAVFQYFKLIEFQGMDEWRYIEKQAVLESAFRFQEPTRSMDLVSHLVINMQHYSPEDVIYGDYKMSHYDETFLRSLFSYFCPLNLKATVIGKGLSYDKTAKWYFTPYSVTPFSQQQLAHFQQIDPSWDFQLPDKNPFICYDLDPTPLEKEAETPELIEDLEGFRLWHLQDAQFRVPKGVVYVAIDSPHAVETPINIVKTRLCVEMFLDSLAEETYQAEIAGMGYNMYAHQGGVTLTLSGFSQKQPQLLDMILSRFSQRDFSQERFDSIKNQLLRSWRNSAQDRPISQLFNAMSGVLQPNNPPYTVLIEALEQIKIDELSTFVDAILAELHVETFVYGDWTQQQAHDIATTLKNALRVKNQAYEESLRPLIMLGNSGTFQHEVVCDQQDSAVVVYYQCDDILPRSIALYSLANHLMSATFFHEIRTKQQLGYMVGTGNMPLNRHPGIVLYVQSPNAAPTELVASIDEFLNAFYLVLLELNEYQWHSSKKGLWNQMATPDVTLRGRSQRLWVAIGNKDVEFNQREKVLEELKALSRSDMIRFVINELKPRTSNRLIMHSLGNAHLEEERLDLGHDIDSIDQFQLRAKDCDLG
- the fadJ gene encoding fatty acid oxidation complex subunit alpha FadJ yields the protein MSEQAFNLTIDEQNLAWLAIDVPNEKMNTLQAAFADDMKAIFVQLEEKKSTIKGLIVHSLKPDNFIAGADIRMLDDCTTAEQAEALATQGQEMFQTLSDLPYPVVAAIHGPCLGGGLELALACDYRVCSDSDKTRLGLPEVQLGLLPGSGGTQRLPRLIGLLPSLDLIMTGKQLRAKKAKKLGVVDACVPNSVLLDVAKDFVEKYSGKKKAKRKVSTKEKLIAHSGLGRKVIFEQAAKKSYEKTRGNYPAIDAILEVIRNGLENGFEKGQQLEAKKFSELVMTPESKSLRSIFFATTEMKKDNGSDSTPLPVNRVGVLGGGLMGAGISHVSVAKAKVPVRIKDVSNDGVLNALNYNYKLFNKQFKRRIITKSGLESKMLQLSGGIDFTSFNTLDVVVEAVFEDLDLKQSMVADIEANAKRDTVFATNTSSLPIHKIAEKAQRPENIVGLHYFSPVEKMPLVEVIPHATTSDETIATVVAFARKQGKTPIVVKDCAGFYVNRILAPYMNESAQVLIGGEPIDALDKALLNFGFPVGPITLLDEVGVDIGAKIMPILVDELGPRFKGPDVFDILLNDDRKGRKSGKGFYSYKGKKKEVDKSVYKLLKLQPEAKLTEKDISLRCVLPMLNEAVRCLDEGIIRNPRDGDIGAIFGIGFPPFLGGPFRYMDQIGIKALVEMMNEYAEKYGDRYAPCDGLLTRAGLDESFY
- the fadI gene encoding acetyl-CoA C-acyltransferase FadI; this translates as MGKQEVTTRSGERVAIVAGLRTPFARQSTEFSQVPAVDLGKMVVSEMLARTDIDPALIEQVVFGQVVQMPEAPNIAREIVLGTGMNIHTDAYSVTRACATSFQASVNVAESIMAGSIDIGIAGGADSSSVLPIGVTKKLAANLLALSKTKTVGQKLKILKSLSLKDLMPVPPAVAEYSTGLSMGQTAEQMAKTHGITRAEQDALAHRSHSLASIAWNEGKIQDEVMTAFPAPYKKWISQDNNIRHDSTLEGYAKLRPAFDRQYGSVTAANSTPLTDGGAAVMLMREGKAKELGLEIMGYIRSYAFSAIGVETDMLMGPSYATSMALQKAGLELSDLTLIDMHEAFAAQALANVKMFASDKFAQENLGRSKAMGEIDMDKFNVLGGSIAYGHPFAATGARMMTQTLRELKRRGGGIGLNTACAAGGLGAAMILEVE
- a CDS encoding sigma-70 family RNA polymerase sigma factor, producing the protein MFGNKKPDRPVNSDMDKQRKYEALVRAYHRDLFRYAYWLCKDKSVAEDLVQETCLRAWKSLDSLQDEKAAKSWLITILRRENARRFERKQLDLVDIDDHGHEAKINDDPHHQQEWLQAQIMKLEVDYREPLFLQVVGGFSGEEIGDILDLNKNTVMTRLFRARNQLKEMLDSDEKQRGQQNG
- a CDS encoding DUF3379 domain-containing protein, which codes for MDDLEFRRRVLSDPKRRDQQLLDALTNNEANGKFLDDVLNLDTQISNAMNVDVPDDLADRILFKQTSNEQNIIRPTFAKRAMAMAASVAFAFGLLVGQVNWGNIVVSPAQASLADTAMKHVVDESSFVNVLDEKVTSQQINAKMSPFAYQFDQNFPYHVYYLNHCGFGKSNAMHMVFQGEKGKVTLFLTGIKSEQPIDFNEKGMSGVVTPIGNTSMIIVGENGEDVAKIAENLTPMIQPAS